A segment of the Bdellovibrio bacteriovorus genome:
TTCAAATCCGGATGGGCATCCTGAACACCGTCATCGGAAATCACAATTTTGATTCCGTTTCCAGTAAGCCCCGCCGTCCATGTCTGCAACAGATTCAAATCCACACCGGCGGTCCCGGCATCGGCGGCAAAAACTTTTTGTCCGGTGTTATTGATATGCCAGGCGTAACCTAACAAAGGGTCCGCGCCCGTACCGGCCAGTTCTTCACCAACTGCCGTGAAGCTGTTTTTCGCGCAGTTAGTAAATAAAGTCCCCGTGATAGCAGCTATCACCGCAAGGCCCATCAGCATTTTGGCTTTAGGACTAAAACTTTTCATACTTCCTGCTCAAAATTTCCAGTTGGGCCTGACTGATACCAGGTTCACTGCTTAAACGTTCTTTCAAAGAGGACAAATTGAATGTGTCCTGTGCCGAGGTCACAAAATACATATTCGCTTCCGGCATCGAACCCACAACCTTTAGGTCATATTCCTGAATCAGAGAATCGATATTCACACCTTCATTCACAGTGATCTGAATGGTGCCCGTCACAACGCCCGCAATCCCTTTGCGCTCGTTGTAAACGGCCAGGGGCTGTGATGCCGAGAAGTGACGGTCATCGCCACGGAAGCCGTCTTCTTCGACCAGATAGTAACCGTTGATTTCAGCCAAGTAAGCACTGCGTTTGCCCGCAGACTGCGGATAGGCGGCCACACCCTCCCACACTTTCCAGGAAGTGCCGGACAAAACAGATGACTGCGCCAGACGGCGATCATCCGGTTTTGGCAAAACGGTCTGCTTTCTTTTTGGCTCCAGTAAACGACGTGATTCTTCCGCCTGATTCTGGCCGTGCGAAGGGATCTCGGTCACCTGCATTTGCGCGCCCGGGGACTGCATGGCGATGTCTTCTTCGCTTAAACGGTCTTCAGAGGATTCAACAACATCGACGGCCTCTTTCAAGGATTCCGCCAAAGTCGGCTCCTGATCCTTTTTAAGGAACAGCGAAAGCGCAACAACCGCTGTGATTACAATAAGTAAGATGATGACGTGTTTACGTGCCATGAGTCCTTTAATTCTATCGCTAAAAGGGGGGCCACGTTCACTATTTTCTGCAAGAAGTATTGGGAAAGTATGGAAACAGACTGTGTTCCCGTTTTGAGACAGAACTTTGGTCTGTAATAAAAAACCCCTCAGCAATCACTCGCTGAGGGGTCCATATTTTATTCAATCAGTTTGGTTTCGATTACGGATTCAGCTTCAAAAGCGTTTCCACGGTTTTTTTCAGCTTTTCAACGTCGAATGGCTTTTTGATGTAGTCATCAGCGCCGATCTCAAAGGCCTTTTTCATGTCTTCTTCGGAAGCTTTGCCGGACACGAACACCAGCGGGATTTTTTTCAGATCGCGGTGCTCTTTCAGAAGTTGCGCCAGTTCAAAACCGTTGATCCAAGGCAGTCCCACGTCCATCAGAATCAGATCCACCGAGTGATCATCCAGCACTGTCGAAAGCTCAGTGCCATCGGCCGCAAGCTTCGTCACATAACCTTCACTCTCAAGGATTCTTTTCATCGCCAGGCGCATGGTTTCGTCATCCTCGATCACAAGAATGATTTTTGGATCCAGCTTTTTCTTGGCTTCGCGGAACTGATCCAAAGGCACCACTTCCTGAGAAGCGATGCGGGCCTTGGTCATCTTTTCGATCTTTTCGATCAAATCCTTGGTGTTGATTCTTTTGTCCTTCATATCTTCCTTAGTGAGCTTCCTGGGCTTCCAGCCATCTTTCAGCATCGATCGCCGCCATACAACCTGTACCGGCTGCCGTGATCGCCTGACGATATACGTGATCTTGCACGTCTCCCGCCGCAAAGACACCTGGAATATTAGTATACGTGGTGTTGGGCTGGGTGATCAAATAGCCTGTCTCATTCATATCCAAAACACCTTTGAAAAGGTCGGTGTTCGGCTTATGGCCAATGGCCAGGAATAGACCTGTGATCGGAAGTTCTTTGACAGCGCCATCAACAGTGCCTTTGATTTTCGCACCGGTCATACCCTTGCCGTCACCCAGAACCTCGGTCACCTCGGTGTTGTAAAGCACTTCGATTTTTGGGTTCTTAAGCGCACGATCAACCATGATTTTGGAGGCACGGAAGTGGTCACGTCTGTGAATCAGGTACACCTTGCTGGCAAAGCGAGTCAGGAACTGCGCTTCTTCCATCGCTGTGTCACCACCGCCAACAACGCCGATTTCCTGATTGCGGAAGAAGGCACCGTCACAAGTTGCACACGCAGAAACACCACGGTTGGCGTAAACTTTTTCAGAAGGCAGACCCAGATACTTGGCGCTGGCGCCAGTGGAAATGATAATGGATTTTGCCAAGTGAAGTTTGTCACCGATCCACACTTTGAACGGACGCTGGGAGAAATCCACCTTCGTCACATTGCGAGTGATGAAACGAGTGCCGAATCTTTCGGCCTGTTTTCTCATGACTGTGATCAGGTCCGGACCCGTGATCCCGTGGTCAAAGCCTGGGAAGTTTTCAACTTCGGTCGTGGTCATCAACTGACCGCCGGCCTCTTCACCTTCAATCATCAAAGGCTCCAGATTGGCGCGGGAAGTATAAATAGCGGAAGTCAGGCCTGCAGGGCCGGAACCGATGATGATGACGTTTTCAACTTTTTGATCCTGAGTCATAGATTACCTCACAATTGGTCGGGACAATAACGGATCAAGGCTACCACAAATAGCCCCGTTTTCATTAGTTCTTTGCACGTTTTGGACTGCGTCAGCTACAATGGGCTATGCCCGTGATTTCTTTTAAAAAGAACATGCCTGCCGTAGAGGTTCCTGCTGACACCGTCCTGATGATGGCGCTACTGGATGCGGGCCTTCCCGTGGCTTCCAGTTGTGATGGCGACGGCGTTTGCGCAAAGTGCAAAATCATTATTGTGGAAGGCAAAGAGAATCTATCTGCTGAAAACGACACAGAAAATTTTCTGCGCGAAAAAAACGGGCTTTCTTCGGATGTTCGCAT
Coding sequences within it:
- a CDS encoding response regulator, with product MKDKRINTKDLIEKIEKMTKARIASQEVVPLDQFREAKKKLDPKIILVIEDDETMRLAMKRILESEGYVTKLAADGTELSTVLDDHSVDLILMDVGLPWINGFELAQLLKEHRDLKKIPLVFVSGKASEEDMKKAFEIGADDYIKKPFDVEKLKKTVETLLKLNP
- the trxB gene encoding thioredoxin-disulfide reductase, producing MTQDQKVENVIIIGSGPAGLTSAIYTSRANLEPLMIEGEEAGGQLMTTTEVENFPGFDHGITGPDLITVMRKQAERFGTRFITRNVTKVDFSQRPFKVWIGDKLHLAKSIIISTGASAKYLGLPSEKVYANRGVSACATCDGAFFRNQEIGVVGGGDTAMEEAQFLTRFASKVYLIHRRDHFRASKIMVDRALKNPKIEVLYNTEVTEVLGDGKGMTGAKIKGTVDGAVKELPITGLFLAIGHKPNTDLFKGVLDMNETGYLITQPNTTYTNIPGVFAAGDVQDHVYRQAITAAGTGCMAAIDAERWLEAQEAH
- a CDS encoding 2Fe-2S iron-sulfur cluster-binding protein — encoded protein: MPVISFKKNMPAVEVPADTVLMMALLDAGLPVASSCDGDGVCAKCKIIIVEGKENLSAENDTENFLREKNGLSSDVRISCQTRIQGNITVDATYW